The genomic interval ATCATGTTTGCATCTTCTATGGTGAACATCAGGAatctgtttgttttatttgtttctttgttagcTAAATTTATTTGCTCCATTTACTCTGGACAGCTTACGTcagtaaaaacagaaaaaaacagaaaaaatgatgaaaaatgtaAACTTAACATGAATAAAGCaatgaaacaagaaaaacaataaacaatTAAAGTAATATGAATTAAAAGGTGGGCGGTGGAGCAGGAAGTGCAGAGGGGAAGGGAGATATATTGGAATACaatctattatttttaaataattgtttattCAAAAACAGTTAAAACTAAAAGAAATCACCTAGTCatataaatcatatttttctAAACAATTATGCAATACAATTTAATAGAATATGTCcacattgtttattttaaaactgtCTTGCATTCTTTTAAAGCAATGAGGACTGTCATGAAGAAGTTTGTCCAGTTTATGACAATCTTAATCACTACCAACAGGAGATGCTAAGTAAGTTATAAAGTTGTCTATTCATTGCATTTAGATTCCTATGACTAATTTGAACTAATTGTTGTAGCCAttatcactttttctttccttcttttctggaAGATGATGTTGCAGTTTAGAGGAAGAATATAATAGTTCAtgcttaattgtttatttaatttatatcctgcttttattatttttacaaacaactcatggtggagaacatatccaacatggtattagtatttgtatttattaaacttgtatgccgccctatacccagggggactcagggcggcgaacaaacacatggggaaggggcaATACAAAAACGAACAAGACAATCAGAATACAGAGACAGATTAAAGATACAACAAACGtaacttccttctcctattttcttcacaacaatagttctctctctctctctctctctctctctctccctccctcctctctctctcctctctctttaaaATATACTAAGATTTGGAGGAGATTTGGAAATTCCCCATCTTAGACCTTTCCTAAGATTCTTTAATACAGCAAAAAGTTGATAACAAATGTtcctatcttttaaaatattttgtaatattgCTAGTACATTTTATGTATAGAAACATAAAAAGTGCATACCCCTGTTAAACCATACTTATTGGAATTATAGCCAAGAAAGTTCAGCCTTGGTCTCATCAGACCATAACATATTTTTCCCTATTCTTTTGTCAGACTTAATGTAGCCAGTTTGGAtgtttttctttgtaagaaaaaGCTGCTATCTTGCCACCCTACCTCACAGCCCAGACAtatgaagaatagaaaatattgtTGTCAGATGTAGTACACAACCAGTGCTTGCCAGAAATTCCTCTTGGTAGCCTTTTGGATCAGTTTTCTTCCTGTTGTTTTCATCAGTTTTGATGAAAAGTTCTTGATAATTTCACTGTTGTGCCATATTTTTCCACTTGTTATGGTAGTCTTCATTGTGTTCTATGGTATAGCCAATGTCGTGGAAATTTTATACCCTTCTCTTAACTTATATCTTCCAACAATGAGATCCGTTTAATGCTTTGTCTGCTCTTTTCCATGGGTTTTTGCTGAAAGATGCCACTAGTAAATGACAGAAAAATCCTGCTAGAATTCCTGAACTTTATATGGGCTTAATCAGCGTCACTTTAATTAAAGGCAAATATGTACTGATTTGTATAACATCAATTTGAATGGAGTTAATCACATCCTGCTTATGAGAGTGGGCACACTTATGTAACCACATTATTGTAAACTTTTTATTGttattccctccccccaaaaaaattcagtttgttttttcaattgaattatatagcttatatgttatattcagggtggcaggcactactgctggtttactCATGTCTGCGCCATGCACGTGTGTTTGATGCGTGCTGCACACGTATGCACAGTGcagtaaaaattgttctgcatgcgcagaagcaaaaaataagatggcaatGCCTATAGTGCTgctagaaccagttcgggggcatggcagtcctggattgctgccggttccagcgacccaggccgccaaatcactatcggttcagccgaaccggtctgaactgataggaacccaccactggttatattaAAGGTGCaaaaaattctgaagtgatttatttTGGTCTGAATGTTCTTACATCTCAAATAATTGGCATTTTAATAGGGATGTATAGACTTTTTATATTCACTTTTATTGGGATCAATGGTCCatgaatataaaaacaattaaatatatGGTAATCGTTGTtgattatttgaattatttgtgTTAACTGTTGCCATTGAAAATTAGGCCACATTATTAGTGATGTTATCAGTAGAATTAGAagataaaaaaactttatatattaaAGATATGTTGATCTGGAATATCATTGCAGGGAACTAGATTAAGTAAATTCTTCTAATTACAATATAATCATGCTTGAGTGACTATTTAGATTTCTCATGAACTCTGTGGAGAAGCCTATAACTTTTTTACATttccatgtctatggagattcccagtcatccaggtcatggtgcaaaggtgcttttccaaaaggcaactggactttgtttttttcccatgaaaacgcttcttcagttcagtttaaATATCTACCCAGCAAGAAAGTGGATGCAGAGTACTATACTGAGCTCTCCCAAAAGCTCTTCCttaatctagagcaggggtgtcaaattcgctgcctgcgggccagatacatgcactggccatgctcCCCCGTTTTtgtaaagggggggaaattatgtCACGTGACAACTATGTATCATCACAGGTTTGACACCTGATCTAGAGGAAGTGAGATACTGTATGTCAGGTATTTACCAGCACAGTATAGTTATAGCTGCTACCCTGCATGGTATTATAAAATAATAGGTCAGTTCAGAACTTTATATAATTGATAATAATATAGAGtaactattttaaaacattttacatCAAAAATTATTTTCAGATGAAAGTTGCTATGAGCAAATGAATGTCCCTTCTCCTcgacccaccactgatgtacaggTTTGTACATGCATGTTTATATAAATGttatttaatttcttaatttctaaCGGCTTTCTTCAAGGCCCTTTATAGTGCTAAATGATTTGTCTGGATCTTAGCTGCCCTAAAATACAGAATGTTACTTGCAAAATCTTGgccaatatttaaatatatttaattccagccctgtaatatatataaatcttCTTCATCAATTTATGTAGATAAGTTATTATTTTAACTTGACTTATTATTCCATaacagaactgtgttggcttttttggcagctgaagcagattgctggctcatattagcgattattcactaggactccaagtaaTAACTTGAGAGTAACAAGTAGTAACTTTaagaggtaccacatatactgtacctgcacatttggtttttcttgcctaagtgtagaaccttatttttttcaccattgaatttcattttgttagatagtaccAAATGTTCAAACATGTAATTGcaaatttatatttcatttagatGTATTATACAACTAAATTGTTACTTTCcctcttagttgtttgattaaaTGGCATGACATGATCAATAATATGACTTGCTTTTTTTTGTAGCAGTCAGCTGAGCCCCAAATGTGTTATGCTTCCCTTGACCATAGTGTCCGAAGAAAGCACAAAATTCAGCCCAAAAAGAAATATCGTACATTAGAAATGGGTGAAAATCAACTTACCAGAAACAACTCCACGGTGTCTTGTATTTATCTCAACAGTGCAcaactcagtgctgaaaagttgtctgaaaatacttctaaggtTGATTCGTTCAGAGAGTTTGGTTTAAAACACAATGCAAACGATGTCATATTTTAGTAACCCAAATGTTTTCTCAATTTAATCATTCAGAGACATTAAACATTCAATTGCCAAGTTAGATAAATGATCGTgtgaacaaaataattttatgccATTGAGTTCTGTAGAGGAACGATTCATAACTTTTTGACTTttaattactatatttttcagagtataagatgcaccaagattttgaagaggcaaattaaaaataaaagtttttgcactctgcagacctcgcaaaaacggcccatttttcacgaaaacaggcatgaaaaaaagaacatgaatagcatttaggaggcttgtagagtgctcctgggagctgggggggggggtaaattgagcaaaaacagctcattttttgcccatttctgccttcccctgcccccaggagcactctggaagcctcctaaaggctatgcaggccattttggtaaaggagcgggcttcaggaggcaaaaaaatgctgtgttcaggatataagacacaccaagattttgaagaggcaaattaaattttcagcctcttttttagggaaaaaggtgcatcttatactccgaaaaatatggtacattttgaCATGGTGCTTAGAAGAGTCTGGCTCATGAAAGAAGTTGTCTGGGCAGTGGAGAAATTTGCTTGGTCCTTTAACAGGCCAGTGTGGAACTGATTATACCCTTCACCTGATTCATGTATGAGTAGGAACCAAATTACTGTCTTTATTATAAAGCAGTTATATTCCACTAGATTACAACCACTAACAAAAATTCTGCTAACTTACTGAGTAAAACTTATTCATTCAGCTCTGCTCAGTATTATTATAACTTGCCCTACTGCACATGTAATAACATCAGGAAATATTTAAGGTTAATTAGGGAATAATGTATCAGCTTTGATTCATCTAATTAACAGTTGTACAGCTAGCAAATGTAATGTCGGCATGTAGTTTCCTGCTAGTTAAGAACTGTTAAGAGTCAATCTCAATTACTCAATGACTATGTAATGTCTTGAGCATCTGAATTAAATGGTCTGTAAAGAAAGTAGTAAATGAGGTATAAAAATAAATCTCCAAGGAAGAATTTGAcatttttcattgtatttaagtgaTTGCTATTGATTTTTACACCACTGTTTTATAGTGTATTCTATAAGAAGTAATATTCTTAATTGCTCCCCAGACGTACCTGTTCAGGATATAACATCCAGAACATTGTCTTGTAATAAAAACTACATGAATGCATTGGAAATCTCATAATACAGCAATGAAGTTTGAATTAAgcacattttattttcttgaaatTAGTCGGTAAATCTGACATACTTTTTGGGATTACTAGTAATAGTTGCTTTTTGTTCATAGTGAACAAATTCAAGGGAAAATTTATATACGATAGTTGGTATAGTTCCAGgaagtaaatatttaaatatgacaTTTTATCTAATTTGACATGAAAATAAACAATCAGTTCCAAAATATGTATTATGTAATGCTTTCTctaataattaataaatgtacTTTAacttatcaataaaggagaatatttgtagctcagggttgaaatgtaggctccttagtgctctctgagcttgcttttttttttttttttgcaaacgtttcattaccctagctaggtaacatcatcagcctTACTTTGTCCTGGCGTATAGATTCCCCATTTCACCTGACCAGTTCAAGCAAAAATATAAGATTGAAATAACTTTCCTTCACAAGCTAGCCTTATAGAATTGAGCCTTTTTTGTTGGTCCCATTTCTGATGACTGAGAACACCCAATAGtgggcaacatttttttttgttgtgtccCCCCCCCAGATAACATTatctattatattgtatttttaatttatagtcccccccaaaaaaacttctATGCTCTGTCTTGGGTAGCCTAGAAAATTGATAAGCAAATAAGGAAAGATTTATCCTAGGTGAAATTAACAGTTTTACATATCCCAGTTGCAGGGTTATAACGAACTCAGTCATAATACAAACATATTAAAATTTTATTAGATGAAGATATATGTGTCAAATATTaggtatatttaaaataaaattaaaaaaatgatattttcaaatatattcttTACCAATGAAATTGATTTATCCTAAAGCATGAGCTTATTAAAAGCGCtttataaaaacacatttacatctTGATTATTATAACTTCTTTCTAGAGGTGCAGATCAAACAAATCCAGGACCACAAAAGATGTTTCTTATAGACACTTAAGCTAAATAAACtaccaagaagaagaaaaaaacaattagcTGAACTATTGAATTTTAGAAATATAGTCTCCATTATCCCCATAATGCTGAACTATATCAGTAGTTTTTATCTCTCACTGCAGTCTTTTAAGTCTACTGCCCCGTGTTAGAGCTGATGAATTAAAGAACtggtaaaaaatattttcccacttTGTTCAGGAATATTCCACTGAATCTGTATTCTGTCTAGAAATTActggaataaaatatattttgttaaaaaacaTCATTTTCTTCTCCAAATCCTTCCAGAAATGTTTCCTCATAATCATTCTGTATGAGTTTTCTTCTTCTGATTCTCCCATCATTATAGCTCAGCTTTCTGGAAACCCTAGCAAAGAAACAAAACTTGATCAGACTGATACAAATACCAGGAAAGAAAGCAGCAAAAGAGCTCCCAGCACAGATATATTGACTGTATCTTTTTAACTGACCGCCCCCCTCTGTACTTCTATACACAAACAATAAACTAATGACTCTGATGCATTTCAAAGAAATTTATACGTGACATATACACATGAAGTATAAAAAGATGTTCTAGTCATtgccgactctagggagcagaatgctgttaccttgccaccaaaggtggttcttatttttctacttgcatttttacatgctttccaattgttaagttggcagaagctgggacaagtaataggagctcactccgttacatggtgctaaggattcaaaccgccaaactgctgacctttctgattgacaatctcagtgtcttagccactgagccaccgcatcccttataaTGAAGTATAAAGCCCACCAAAACATATTATGCTACTGATCTTGATGCTGTATTTCAGAAGATAATTTTAACTTCAGAATAGTTTAACATGTACAACTTAGCAAAATAATTTTAGGATTTTAGTAATTGTCATTTGTGATATCAACAATAACAAAACTGTCACTTGTGGTGTCAACAATGCATAATACACAAGAAACTCATCATTGATTTCTGTTAGTGAAATATAGTGATCAACCAATATGAGTTCTACCTTAACACTGACAGCAGAACATATGATACCTACTAGTATCCATTGCTCTTATGTGATTCAAATTTTTATATGAAAGTGTTTATTGGGGAGATATGCACAAAAGTACATTACTGCGAATATTAAAGAATTTTATGTTATGATGTTTTGTACGTCAACatatgcaaggttttttttttttaaaaaaaataacaaccctgGACATCTAACTGAACATTAACTTAATATGTTATCTTTAGGCAAGCCCACCTGTTATCTAGTCTAACCAGTTCAACAATACTTGATATaacattcttttctttcccttttttatgaatttatttattccaaCTAAAGTTAAATAAATCCCTGAATTAGCCTTTTCCCATGCATATTTGTTTCTTCCCTACATTGAAAATATACTGGGGAAGAGCACAGCTCCATAGCAAAGCATATGCTTTTCCTGCAGAAGATTTCATCTTGTATAAACAGGAAAAACTATTGCTTAACCTCTTCGGAATGACTGTCAATCAAGTGGGAGAATTATAACTAAGAAAATGATTTGACCATTTTTGGAAAACATATTGTTTCAAATGATATCTATTATTTTACACAAAGAAATGACTGTTTTGCAGTAAGCTAAATTATGGTGTTCTTTCATCTAGTCACTTCTCTTTATTTGGTTCTAAAATAATGTCTGTTTCTCTTTTCACTATGGTATGCCCATCATTTTTCCTTAGGCGATATAGCAATACTAATCATCTCAATATATTGATAAAGGAATAATTAATCATCTCAGTAGTCAGTGATTAAATAAATCCAGTGACATAGAGCAACACAGAGATAAATAATGTTGCTTTGACTGGAcctcatttttattttcacatgATCATTCATGACAATTCCCCCTCACCTGAGCTTCCTGCCATCAGAGTATTATGTAGAAAGGAATGCACTATAGACGAGAACACAGATGATCTTCTGTGTTATATGTTTTAATGCAAGAAACTGTTCTGTAATCCCACAAAACAAGATTACCCGTGAGCAACTTTGAGCCTCAAAACCACATGCAACTCTTTTGGAAGTTTTGGGACCCCTTTAAACGAATCTGCTTTTCCAGTGTTGTGAGATAGATACAAAATGATAATGCAATTGTACAATAAAGCTCTTATCGtttaaaagcaagaaaaacaTTCAACTCTACCAATTTTATATGGATATCTCTCCTGCTCGCTAGGGCTTTTTTCAATGTGATTCATGTCAATAGAAAGATTAGCGATCTTGCCTTAATTGTAGCTAATAGAGATACCTGAGTATTTTGTCTCCTCCTTTCTACCCATTCATAAAGAAATATAAGGAATTGTTATCACTTTAAATGGGATGGacagcaatatacatttgataGATAACTAAATGAAATACTGAAAAGGAATTCAAATATTGCTTACTTTGGTATATAATTCTGTGACTCTCTTGAAAATTCATGTCTGTGCAAACTCCTGGGAATATTTTCATTCATACCTGTAATCTCAGATTCTTTGAACAAATTAGATATGGattaaaaagttctgtttaaatattttggttacaaattatttcaaaaagaaaaaaaatcatgaggacAAACATATGAAAAGTAAAATACTGTTTAGAactgggatggcaaacctatggcatgtgtgccacaggtggcacatggagccatttgtcaaggcACACGAGGTGTGagtgctggccagctgaattcagcctttttaaagccatttttcaccttctccaggctccagaggctttataagagcctggggaacgtgaaaacagccccccaccccccagaggcttcaggagcttccctgaagcctccgaagcacAAAAGACTGGCCCTatgggaagtttgggaacggacttctggtttgctcgtagggccggtttaagacctctggagccttcaggggccttctggaggcttccctgaagactctggaggaccaaaaacaacccaatggacaaaccggaagtcacttctggtttgctgatagggttgtttttagtccaccagagccttcagggaagcctcctgaaggactCTGAaagctccggaggactaaaaatggccctacgagcaaactgaaagtgacttctggtttgcccgtaggctCAGTTTTTTGCACCCcggagcttcagggaagctcctgaagcctctggagggcctcggggggggggggggggaggaagtggaaggatgttttcaccctccccaggcgcctataaagcctctggagcctggggagggcgaaaaaagcatgcaaaaatagcatgcaaaaaatggggggagtgcctctcatgcacgcatgtgcactggggtgtgtgtgtgtcgtgcGTTGCATTATGGATGTTGCACGCCCATGCACGACCCTCCTGAGCTTTCCACCGCTTATGGCACGTGagtcaaaaaaggttcaccatcgctggttTAGAAGGTTGAATAAATATTATTCTTATTGTAAATTTCTTAAACCAAATTCAAATGTGCTTTGAGACAGGCAATTCAGAAAtgggaaaaatagtaaaaaaaaaagtattaatttcatccatattttaaacaaataatcCTAATTCATATTTTCCAGATTATGTAATATACATACTGTTGCATTTACTTTCTGACAGCCTTTTCCAACTATAACATGGTAATTCAAAACTCAAAAATTGTATCTATTAATATTCATATTATTGaaagtgggaaaaacaaaagcaaatgcaGACTCATTTGTCAGTCAATGGACACACAAAGAAGTTAAAAATAGACTCAAAAACTTCAACCCAATGATCTAATATTAGAAAAATTGATCCCTAATTTGGTATATTAGGAATTAGTAATATTAGGAAATGGGTTCAGACAAAAGAAACAATGTTGTATCATTAAAACCAACCTGAAATTATGAGTTTGTGCTACTCTGACAGCATCTGTTGACTCTGTCTATTATTTGTTGCCTACACTATTTTTAAAGAGCATAAAGGATTAAAGATCTAGTTGATCTAATATTTGAATGTTTCTTGGAATAAACAATTAACTGCCTAACTTGACCAAAGAACAATACATTGCTATATAGTCTGCATTTAATCTTTTAAACCAACCTTCCATATCAGCAATTGAAGTGGCCAGAAAGCTATGACTTGAAGAAACGGAACCTCCGTaattctgaaaattaaaaattttaagatttttaactaacatcaTCAACCTTGATTGCTGATGTCTCAGAGTAAAATGTTATTTAGCAACAAACTTCTACCATACTTTTTTTCCATTCTGCATCACTTTAGTTTCTAAGTATTCTATTTTTGCAGAAGATTTGAATCAAACATTACTTCATCTGTCAAAGCATGTTACATCTGTATCTTGgaggcaaagtttttttttttaaaaaaatactagcaTCCATATATTAATATCCTTCCATAATCTAATTTCACGTATTAGAAAAGAACAGCAGTAGGGACAACCACACAGTGCCAAAACAACTAGTAAGACTCTTAGTCCAAGAGATTAGTTAAAAATAGTTGTGCTAAATTCAATGAGATTTATACGTAGGTACATGTAGGACCTTGCCCTGAAAGATAAGTTCATGTATTTTAGAAATGTCCATAAATAAAACACTTTTAAAGGATTTCGTACTTTAAAAAAGGTTTTAGGTTTGAAGGCATTGTAGATTATATTTCACTTACCGAATTTGATGCCGAACTGTTTTTAACAGGTGAATACAATGTGAAAGTTGTATCATTTATGTTTTCCCAGTAAGGTAATTTCTTATGTATTCTGCAAGAATgatcagatttattttttaacctttttaaagGCGAATACTGAGAATCTTCATTACAAAAATGAGCCGCTCTTTTAATTCTGGCAACAGCGGGCAGAGTTCTTATTGGAGAATTAACAAGGGCATTTACAGTTTCAGATATTTGCATTCCTTCGTATTTTTTTAAGTTTGCTGCTCTTAGAAATGTTGGAAATTTGGGAAAGCCTTCAGAACATAATTTCTGGTACATATCTTCAATTGTACTCTTTGTCTTTTTAtggaaatttgaggacagagtatCTAAACCAGAAGTGTGTACATCTGCAGAGTTTCTAGGGCTTGAGTATATATTTGAAAACTTAAATGTCTTCTGCAACTTTGGAGAACATAATtccttatatattttttcaaaagcATCTTCATATTTCTGTTTATAAGAAATGGGACGTTGGTTAGCATGAAAGGATGAAAAAGAATGACTTCGTGGTAGTGAAACAGTGGCAGTGAAAGTTTTAATTTCATGATTTTTGAGTCCATTAGAGGTTTTCACTGGAGACTTGTTTCTTTGTAAAATGGAGTTTGTACTGCCATTCGAAGACAAACTTAAACTTGAGGTAGTTTTGAATGCCATCGTACTCAGTTCTTCAGTTTCACTTTCTGCTTTTGTATTAAATGTGTCTAAATCTACAGTGCAAAATGTATCTCCAAAACTTTGATTCTTTTTTACACTGTCTGAAGATAAAGGGGAACAAGTTGTATTTTTGACCAAAAATGTTTCGTTTGCACAAAGAGTTCTAGGACAAACAGTTTCCTCTGTAACACTTTTTCTAGTTCTTTGCCTGTATGAATAATCTTCTATAATACCAGAACAGTCTACTACCATTCTGTTTGAGTTCTGAGATACAGTAGGTTCTATTCTGTAAATGCTTTTTTCAGAACACTGCATCTGACGCTTTGAATTGTAAAAAGGACTATTGTCACCATTACTTCCCAtagataatttctttttttcagcatttttggTAATGAAGCCAGGTGTCAGTTTTAGTActctggactttcttattttctctttgttAGTATTAAATTTTGCCTTTTTAGAATGGCAGCATCCATATTTGTATTGCTTGATTAATGAATTGGAAAACGATTTATCCAATAGTCTAGTAAAAGTTTTTACCATTCCTGGATACAAGTCTGCCATTGTGACATTATTCCATGAACAGTTTTCATCTGCAGATTCATACATTTCTAAAAAGCTACTATAGCCAGTTCCATTATTAAGAGAGGATTGATTTTTAGGCACAATTGTCCCATTCACTGACTGTGAAGCAGTAGAAATGGACAGTTCTGGAGATGTCGGTGATACAGGTGACAGCTGCTTCTTCTGGATTGTATCACGGCCTATTTAGAGCCAATAAAATGAAGATACAAAAAAGCAGCACTTAGTATCAAATTGTTTACATTACTTAATAAAGACACTTAATGTTTTCTAAAATGTCTATGATCTGTTACAATGCCACTTATAGCTTGACTCGTTAAAATAATTCATTATActgctagttatttatttattatacttgtatactGTGGTAATAAAGCATGGTCCTGTATcactttataataaataaaactacaaaatataaaataacattgTTATATAATTATAAAACACAACAGTAAAAACTCTTCAAAATTagtggcacgcgagccaaaaaggaTTACCATCACTGGGCTAATACATGCTTAATGAAAACACAGATCTAAACTGTCTTAAATGATGTTGAAACATAAAAATGCTTCATAAATTCATGGTTCTTAAATTAGGCTGTTTTACTGATTCTTTTTACTTTAGATAAGTATATTAATTATGATGATATTCAGAAAGCAAGATATGTTAAAATGATTCTTAATCTCAGAAATAAATTAACTTAAACTGTGACAtctctaaaattattttataaattacatAGTCATACGGGGATATGAAAATGTAGACTTATATATCTAAACTAAACTCAAACATGGCACAGGATGTCAAACTGTGAAATATAATCATATCATTCTACAGGGAGAATAAAGCAAATTACTTTATGATGGAGGACTAGAAAATATTCCTATGAGATAAAGTAGTATTTAattgtttgaaaacatgtaacCCTATTTATCTGTCCACATAAATTTTTGAGTGTGCTGCTAATTACAGATTTATTAATAGGTACCTCTTAGCACAATCATTTTAAATTATCTTGAGGGCTATCACTATAACAATTGTCTGCAGCTAACAATAATGTTATGTCTTAAAGTAAATTCTAAAGGCCAGTTATTCAAAGATgaatacaaaatgaaatattgGTGGGACTGCAACCCAGCTATGTAAAAAAGGTACGATACGGATACTGATTG from Thamnophis elegans isolate rThaEle1 chromosome 6, rThaEle1.pri, whole genome shotgun sequence carries:
- the LOC116510337 gene encoding T-cell receptor-associated transmembrane adapter 1 isoform X1 is translated as MNKILIFVYICYLFTGMEANQCTICWIPLSFVTVIMIISLLKNVLYFLKNKKQKDKICEDYNEYHSSNEDCHEEVCPVYDNLNHYQQEMLNESCYEQMNVPSPRPTTDVQQSAEPQMCYASLDHSVRRKHKIQPKKKYRTLEMGENQLTRNNSTVSCIYLNSAQLSAEKLSENTSKVDSFREFGLKHNANDVIF
- the LOC116510337 gene encoding T-cell receptor-associated transmembrane adapter 1 isoform X2 gives rise to the protein MEANQCTICWIPLSFVTVIMIISLLKNVLYFLKNKKQKDKICEDYNEYHSSNEDCHEEVCPVYDNLNHYQQEMLNESCYEQMNVPSPRPTTDVQQSAEPQMCYASLDHSVRRKHKIQPKKKYRTLEMGENQLTRNNSTVSCIYLNSAQLSAEKLSENTSKVDSFREFGLKHNANDVIF
- the HJURP gene encoding Holliday junction recognition protein isoform X1 gives rise to the protein MDWRFRHSRYRFASAMSSIVNKYNFAFEDDVLVSINSLIYQTEDGPRVWGEESDDEILDVTYENSIECQENTVQKQNSDFEEDLTDDQTFEESHFSNLHEESQLSPDSKGKAELASLKYQLANVHIKENFPLERPFGTPAKNKYKLEMDVLLKDYAFSVPAMFTDTKPRNIGPLSPLWQRRKLENKSLIGRDTIQKKQLSPVSPTSPELSISTASQSVNGTIVPKNQSSLNNGTGYSSFLEMYESADENCSWNNVTMADLYPGMVKTFTRLLDKSFSNSLIKQYKYGCCHSKKAKFNTNKEKIRKSRVLKLTPGFITKNAEKKKLSMGSNGDNSPFYNSKRQMQCSEKSIYRIEPTVSQNSNRMVVDCSGIIEDYSYRQRTRKSVTEETVCPRTLCANETFLVKNTTCSPLSSDSVKKNQSFGDTFCTVDLDTFNTKAESETEELSTMAFKTTSSLSLSSNGSTNSILQRNKSPVKTSNGLKNHEIKTFTATVSLPRSHSFSSFHANQRPISYKQKYEDAFEKIYKELCSPKLQKTFKFSNIYSSPRNSADVHTSGLDTLSSNFHKKTKSTIEDMYQKLCSEGFPKFPTFLRAANLKKYEGMQISETVNALVNSPIRTLPAVARIKRAAHFCNEDSQYSPLKRLKNKSDHSCRIHKKLPYWENINDTTFTLYSPVKNSSASNSNYGGSVSSSHSFLATSIADMEESEITGMNENIPRSLHRHEFSRESQNYIPKVSRKLSYNDGRIRRRKLIQNDYEETFLEGFGEENDVF